A window from Enterocloster bolteae encodes these proteins:
- a CDS encoding FadR/GntR family transcriptional regulator, which yields MERESINMECEPLKKVTLTEQIMEQIAGMITSGQLKPGDKLPNERDLAELFGVTRSRIREALRALSLVGMLTIKPGDGSFVSEEGTKVPEETVMWMYYQEMNKHDEIYAARNLIETEVYLTCYDNRTPEILERLDGFRDRLLDVETEEITAEAFCQLLTDIDTYVGDVCGNGIYARLMQIMVLMRKESAMKILSLASSKESAVFYRCKILNSFHQDDRNKVKKCLNDFFKYSIREISIQE from the coding sequence ATGGAATGTGAGCCGTTAAAGAAAGTCACATTGACGGAACAGATTATGGAACAGATTGCGGGGATGATTACGTCCGGCCAGCTGAAGCCAGGTGATAAGCTCCCAAACGAGAGGGACCTGGCAGAATTGTTTGGTGTTACGAGGAGCCGGATACGGGAGGCGTTAAGGGCCCTTTCTCTTGTGGGAATGCTGACCATCAAACCAGGAGACGGCAGTTTCGTCAGTGAGGAAGGAACAAAGGTTCCCGAAGAGACTGTCATGTGGATGTATTACCAGGAAATGAACAAGCATGATGAAATCTATGCTGCCAGGAATCTGATCGAGACGGAAGTGTATCTGACCTGTTATGATAACCGTACGCCTGAGATTCTGGAGAGGCTGGATGGATTCAGGGACAGGCTGCTGGATGTGGAGACAGAGGAAATTACAGCAGAGGCGTTTTGTCAGCTGCTGACAGATATAGATACATATGTGGGTGATGTGTGTGGCAACGGTATATACGCAAGGTTGATGCAGATTATGGTGCTGATGAGAAAAGAATCGGCCATGAAGATCCTGTCTCTGGCATCATCCAAAGAGAGCGCTGTGTTTTACCGCTGTAAGATACTGAATTCGTTCCATCAGGATGACAGGAATAAAGTAAAGAAATGCCTGAATGATTTCTTTAAATATTCAATCAGGGAAATTTCCATACAAGAATAA